A portion of the Calothrix sp. 336/3 genome contains these proteins:
- a CDS encoding S8 family serine peptidase, which translates to MSLNSKSNVFQLDKGLNITPLSTNYDNINNTFRLTGRSSANIQSLATSKNLRSDVFIQTASIAKSVQAGSSINIQYNYANKGNGIAGFGSTKFYLSKDTNLSKDDIYLGNDFNSNLANGYYRTESTNLTIGKNTAPGQYYIIFKADGNNNIVESNETNNNFTRAITVTSAPKADLIIFDVSAPKTTTPGSTIQFTYKYANKGTATAGYSFTNFYLSKDSKLDSSDTYLGYDYNTSLANGYYQLENSSISLSKTLASGNYYILFKADTYDFVSESNENNNTFAFQITVNNKSSGNNGKYQTDIGYGLVNAAAAVAKGIGKNAFANINNLGGNNWGADLVKAPEVWAQGYTGKGITVAVIDTGVDTKHVDLSANIWKNTKEIAGNGIDDDGNGYIDDVNGWNFVNNNNNISDVQGHGTHVAGTIAAVKNNIGVTGIAYNAKIMPVKVLGDDGYGTYSGIAKGIRYAVNNGANVINLSLGGDSGNLELQQAIEYANSKGVFVVMASGNEGYSQPGYPAYYAKKWGIAVGSVNYNNDLSYFSNRAGVDPLAYVTAPGENIYSTTPGNSYGYKSGTSMATPHVAGVVALMLSANPNLTPAQVRSILTSTATA; encoded by the coding sequence ATGAGCCTGAATTCCAAAAGCAACGTATTTCAATTGGATAAGGGATTAAATATTACTCCTCTTTCTACGAACTACGATAATATCAACAATACTTTTCGCTTGACAGGTCGTAGTTCTGCTAATATTCAAAGTCTGGCAACAAGTAAAAATCTGCGCTCCGATGTCTTTATTCAAACTGCATCTATTGCCAAGAGCGTTCAGGCTGGCAGTTCAATCAATATTCAGTATAATTATGCCAATAAGGGAAATGGCATTGCAGGCTTTGGCTCTACAAAATTTTATCTTTCTAAGGATACGAATCTCAGCAAGGATGATATTTATTTAGGCAATGACTTTAATTCTAATTTAGCAAACGGCTATTATCGTACAGAATCGACGAATTTAACGATTGGTAAAAATACAGCCCCTGGTCAGTACTATATTATTTTTAAGGCAGATGGGAATAATAATATAGTTGAAAGTAACGAGACAAATAACAATTTTACCCGTGCAATTACTGTTACATCTGCGCCAAAGGCAGACTTAATCATTTTTGACGTTTCCGCCCCTAAAACTACCACCCCTGGCTCAACTATTCAATTTACCTACAAATACGCTAATAAAGGTACAGCCACTGCTGGTTACAGTTTTACCAACTTTTATTTATCTAAAGATAGCAAATTAGATAGTAGTGATACTTATTTAGGTTACGATTACAATACTAGTTTGGCTAACGGTTATTATCAGCTTGAAAATTCTTCCATTAGTCTCAGCAAAACCCTAGCTAGCGGTAATTATTACATACTGTTCAAAGCCGATACCTATGATTTCGTTTCCGAGAGTAATGAAAATAATAATACCTTTGCTTTCCAAATAACTGTTAATAACAAAAGTAGTGGCAATAACGGTAAATATCAGACAGATATCGGTTATGGTTTAGTCAATGCTGCTGCCGCAGTTGCTAAAGGAATTGGTAAAAATGCTTTTGCAAATATCAATAACTTGGGTGGTAATAACTGGGGTGCAGATTTAGTGAAAGCTCCAGAGGTTTGGGCGCAGGGATACACTGGAAAGGGAATTACTGTTGCCGTGATTGACACGGGTGTAGATACAAAACACGTTGATTTGAGCGCTAATATCTGGAAGAATACCAAGGAAATTGCTGGCAATGGTATTGATGATGATGGCAACGGTTACATTGATGATGTTAATGGTTGGAACTTCGTAAATAACAATAATAATATATCCGATGTTCAGGGACACGGAACCCATGTTGCTGGTACGATCGCCGCAGTCAAGAATAATATCGGTGTCACAGGTATTGCCTATAACGCCAAGATTATGCCCGTCAAGGTGTTGGGTGATGATGGTTATGGAACCTATAGTGGTATTGCTAAAGGTATCCGTTATGCCGTGAATAATGGAGCTAACGTAATCAATCTCAGTTTAGGTGGTGATTCCGGTAACTTAGAATTACAACAGGCAATTGAATATGCTAATAGCAAAGGTGTGTTTGTTGTGATGGCATCTGGAAACGAAGGTTATTCCCAACCTGGATACCCTGCTTATTACGCCAAAAAATGGGGTATTGCGGTGGGTTCTGTAAACTATAATAACGACCTATCTTACTTCTCGAACCGTGCTGGTGTGGATCCCCTAGCATACGTTACCGCACCCGGTGAAAATATCTACTCTACAACTCCCGGTAACAGCTATGGTTATAAGAGTGGTACATCCATGGCTACTCCCCATGTCGCTGGTGTGGTTGCATTGATGTTGAGCGCAAATCCTAATCTCACTCCTGCTCAGGTGCGGAGTATTCTCACTAGTACTGCGACTGCTTAG
- a CDS encoding ABC transporter ATP-binding protein — MKEPVLDVRNLQVEFPGESYTVKAVDGISFQLHRGETLGIVGESGSGKSVTSLATMGLVQTPGRISRGEIWFSPQEGGKKLNLVELLPQEMQLYRGGDIAMIFQEPMTSLNPVYNIGFQLTEAILRHQNVTTAEAKKQAIARLQEVKLLPSEEVLRQQYQETWQQSSGNPPDEFKITQLVQQHKDSFLERFPHEMSGGQLQRVMIAMAISCNPLLLIADEPTTALDVTVQATIIDLLRELQQQREMAMIFITHDLGLISEIADKVAVMYKGRVVEFGEANQIFTNPQHPYTKGLVACRPTLNRHPHKLLTVSDYMNVEETPTGEIVIQAKQPAQPAEVTPEEISQRLANLEQEPSILQVRDLKVAFPVKGVFGGTKRYHMAVNGVSFEVKRGETLGLVGESGCGKTTLGRTLLRLIEPMSGEIIFEGRDITKLQGEALQKLRREMQIVFQNPFSALDPRIKIGEAIMEPLVIHNIGKTKQERQQRAAYLLERVGLSADAMSRYPHQFSGGQRQRVCIARALALNPKFIICDESVSALDVSVQAQVLNLLKELQTEFGLTYVFISHDLSVVKFMSDRILVMNRGEIVEQGIAEHIYLHPQQEYTQKLIASIPTGSPERIKHKQLRAS; from the coding sequence ATGAAAGAACCAGTCCTAGATGTTCGGAATCTGCAAGTAGAATTTCCAGGGGAAAGCTATACCGTTAAAGCCGTAGATGGTATTTCCTTTCAGTTGCATCGCGGCGAAACTCTAGGAATTGTGGGAGAGTCAGGTAGTGGCAAATCTGTAACTTCTCTGGCAACCATGGGTTTAGTACAAACACCAGGGCGGATAAGTCGGGGGGAAATTTGGTTTTCTCCCCAGGAAGGTGGTAAAAAACTTAATCTTGTAGAGTTACTCCCCCAGGAAATGCAACTATATCGGGGTGGAGACATTGCCATGATTTTTCAGGAACCCATGACATCCCTCAACCCTGTGTATAACATTGGGTTCCAACTGACAGAAGCGATTTTACGTCATCAAAACGTGACTACAGCAGAAGCAAAAAAACAGGCGATCGCCCGTTTGCAAGAAGTTAAGCTTCTCCCCAGTGAAGAGGTGCTACGTCAGCAATATCAAGAAACCTGGCAACAATCGTCAGGGAATCCCCCAGATGAATTCAAAATTACCCAACTTGTTCAACAACATAAAGATTCATTCCTGGAACGTTTCCCCCACGAAATGTCTGGAGGGCAACTGCAAAGGGTAATGATTGCCATGGCAATATCCTGTAATCCTCTGCTTCTGATTGCCGACGAACCCACCACCGCACTCGATGTCACCGTTCAAGCAACCATCATCGATTTGTTGCGAGAGCTACAGCAGCAACGGGAAATGGCAATGATTTTTATCACCCACGATTTAGGATTAATCTCGGAAATTGCGGATAAAGTCGCTGTCATGTACAAGGGTAGAGTTGTCGAATTTGGCGAAGCTAACCAAATTTTTACCAACCCCCAACATCCCTATACTAAAGGTTTAGTTGCCTGTCGCCCCACCCTCAACCGTCATCCCCACAAATTACTCACCGTTTCTGACTACATGAATGTGGAAGAAACCCCCACAGGAGAGATAGTCATTCAAGCTAAGCAACCAGCACAACCAGCAGAAGTCACCCCAGAAGAAATATCCCAAAGACTGGCAAACTTGGAACAAGAACCATCCATTCTGCAAGTGCGAGACTTAAAAGTTGCCTTCCCTGTCAAAGGAGTTTTTGGTGGTACAAAACGTTATCATATGGCAGTGAATGGGGTTTCCTTTGAAGTCAAACGTGGGGAAACTTTAGGCTTGGTAGGTGAGTCAGGTTGCGGTAAAACTACCCTTGGTAGAACGCTCCTGCGCTTAATTGAACCCATGAGTGGAGAAATTATCTTTGAAGGTAGAGATATTACCAAACTCCAAGGAGAAGCACTACAAAAACTCCGCCGAGAAATGCAAATCGTTTTCCAAAATCCCTTCAGTGCTTTAGATCCACGTATCAAAATTGGGGAAGCAATTATGGAACCTTTGGTTATCCATAATATCGGCAAAACTAAGCAAGAGCGACAGCAACGAGCAGCTTATCTTCTCGAAAGAGTTGGTTTAAGTGCAGATGCAATGAGTCGTTATCCACACCAATTTTCTGGAGGGCAACGGCAACGGGTTTGTATTGCCCGTGCATTAGCATTAAACCCCAAATTTATTATCTGTGATGAGTCGGTATCTGCCCTTGATGTCTCCGTGCAAGCTCAAGTACTGAATCTTCTCAAAGAATTACAAACGGAATTTGGACTAACCTATGTTTTCATTTCCCATGATTTAAGCGTTGTAAAATTCATGAGTGACAGAATACTAGTCATGAATCGCGGAGAAATCGTTGAACAAGGAATTGCTGAACATATTTACCTGCATCCTCAACAGGAATATACCCAGAAATTAATTGCTTCAATTCCTACAGGTAGTCCCGAAAGAATTAAGCATAAACAACTACGTGCTTCCTAG
- a CDS encoding Fic family protein, producing MLKLERIDKLKAWLDQFRPFEPMIVAELKKLYDVRFTYNSNAIEGNTLTQSETELVLTKGITVGGKTLDEHLEAIGHKEAIDYIESLAQKDTEINQWEIKQIHNLILRRIHPEEAGSYRTLDVMAAGTNYRYPPHYLLSQLMGDFVSWLNSESALKLHPLEYATMAHYQFVSIHPFRDGNGRTARLLMNLLLIRSGYPIVVINNQIRNDYINALAYGQQNQDDLSQLYDLVFDATISSLVEVLRMLVTAKSSQNKGQGFYQEITDFLDKNASSECL from the coding sequence ATGCTTAAACTAGAACGAATCGACAAACTAAAAGCTTGGCTAGATCAGTTTAGACCATTTGAACCCATGATTGTCGCCGAACTGAAAAAGCTCTATGATGTTCGTTTTACTTATAACTCCAATGCCATTGAGGGTAATACGTTAACTCAAAGCGAAACGGAATTGGTGTTAACTAAAGGCATTACAGTGGGAGGTAAAACCCTCGACGAACATTTAGAAGCGATTGGACATAAGGAGGCAATCGATTATATTGAAAGTTTAGCCCAAAAAGATACGGAAATTAATCAATGGGAAATTAAACAAATTCACAATCTAATTCTCCGCAGAATTCACCCAGAGGAAGCGGGGAGTTATCGCACTCTAGATGTGATGGCGGCAGGTACAAATTATCGTTACCCTCCCCATTATTTACTATCTCAATTAATGGGAGATTTTGTGAGTTGGCTCAATTCGGAATCTGCCTTAAAGCTGCATCCTCTGGAATACGCAACAATGGCTCATTATCAGTTTGTTTCAATCCATCCGTTCCGAGATGGGAATGGTCGAACGGCTCGATTATTAATGAATTTACTGTTAATTCGATCGGGCTATCCGATTGTGGTGATTAATAACCAAATCCGTAATGATTATATTAATGCTTTGGCATATGGGCAACAAAATCAAGATGATTTGAGTCAGCTTTATGATTTAGTTTTTGATGCCACAATCAGTTCACTTGTGGAAGTTTTAAGAATGTTGGTGACGGCAAAGAGTAGCCAGAACAAAGGACAAGGTTTTTATCAAGAGATAACGGATTTTCTCGATAAAAATGCTAGTTCTGAATGCCTGTAA
- the groL gene encoding chaperonin GroEL (60 kDa chaperone family; promotes refolding of misfolded polypeptides especially under stressful conditions; forms two stacked rings of heptamers to form a barrel-shaped 14mer; ends can be capped by GroES; misfolded proteins enter the barrel where they are refolded when GroES binds), translated as MAKIVAFDDESRRALERGINALADAVKITLGPKGRNVLLEKKFGTPQIVNDGITVAKEIELEDPLENTGARLIQEVASRTKDTAGDGTTTATVLAQALIKEGLRNVAAGSNPIALKRGIDKTVEALVQEIAKVAKPVEGSAIAQVATVSAGNDEEVGNMLAEAMERVTKDGVITVEESKSLTTELEVVEGMQIDRGYISPYFITNNERMTVEYENARILITDKKIGNIQELVPVLEKVARLGQPLLVIAEDVEGDALATLVVNKARGVLSVAAIKAPGFGDRRKQMLQDIAILTGGQMISEEIGLNLETATLEMLGTARKIEIDKESTTIVAAGESTGDVQKRIEQIRKQLADTDSDYDKEKLQERIAKLAGGVAVIKVGAATETELKDRKLRIEDALNATKAAVEEGIVPGGGTTLIHLSQKVEEVKNTLNDEEKIGADIVARCLEAPLCQMADNAGVEGSVVVSKVRETAFNIGYNAATGEYEDLIAAGIIDPAKVVRSALQNAASIAGMVLTTEAIVVEKPEKKAAAPDMGGMGGMGGMGGMGGMGMGGMGMGGMGMM; from the coding sequence ATGGCGAAGATTGTTGCATTTGATGACGAGTCACGGCGGGCTTTAGAAAGGGGTATCAATGCCCTTGCGGATGCTGTGAAAATTACTCTCGGACCCAAAGGTCGCAACGTACTTTTAGAAAAAAAATTTGGTACGCCCCAAATTGTCAACGATGGTATCACTGTTGCCAAGGAAATTGAACTAGAAGACCCGTTAGAAAATACTGGCGCGAGATTAATTCAGGAAGTAGCCTCCAGAACTAAGGATACTGCTGGGGATGGTACCACCACTGCCACAGTTTTAGCTCAAGCCTTAATCAAGGAAGGGTTAAGAAATGTTGCGGCTGGTAGTAACCCAATCGCCCTGAAACGGGGTATTGACAAAACCGTGGAAGCTTTGGTGCAAGAAATCGCTAAAGTTGCCAAACCCGTAGAAGGAAGTGCGATCGCCCAGGTAGCGACTGTATCTGCTGGGAATGATGAGGAAGTCGGCAATATGCTGGCAGAGGCGATGGAGAGAGTCACCAAGGATGGTGTAATTACCGTAGAAGAGTCCAAATCCTTAACTACCGAATTGGAGGTAGTAGAGGGGATGCAAATCGATCGCGGTTATATTTCTCCCTACTTCATCACTAATAACGAACGGATGACAGTTGAGTATGAAAATGCTCGCATCCTGATTACTGATAAGAAGATTGGCAATATTCAGGAATTAGTTCCTGTTTTGGAAAAAGTTGCCCGTCTTGGTCAACCCTTGCTAGTGATTGCTGAAGATGTAGAAGGGGATGCCCTAGCAACTTTGGTAGTCAATAAAGCACGGGGTGTACTGTCCGTAGCGGCAATTAAAGCACCTGGTTTTGGCGATCGCCGCAAGCAAATGTTACAAGATATCGCCATCCTCACCGGTGGGCAGATGATTTCCGAAGAAATCGGTTTAAACTTGGAAACCGCGACTTTGGAAATGTTGGGAACAGCTCGGAAAATCGAAATCGACAAAGAAAGTACCACCATCGTTGCTGCTGGTGAAAGTACAGGAGATGTGCAAAAACGCATCGAACAAATCCGTAAGCAGTTAGCCGATACTGATTCCGACTACGACAAGGAAAAACTCCAGGAACGTATCGCCAAATTAGCTGGCGGTGTGGCAGTAATTAAAGTTGGCGCTGCAACTGAAACGGAACTTAAAGACCGTAAATTACGGATTGAAGACGCATTAAATGCGACAAAAGCAGCCGTAGAAGAAGGTATTGTTCCCGGTGGTGGTACAACCTTGATTCACCTGTCTCAGAAAGTAGAAGAAGTGAAAAACACCCTCAATGATGAGGAAAAAATCGGTGCAGATATCGTTGCCCGTTGCCTAGAAGCACCCCTATGTCAAATGGCAGATAATGCCGGAGTTGAGGGTTCTGTTGTTGTCAGCAAAGTTCGGGAAACTGCATTTAACATCGGGTACAACGCTGCTACTGGTGAATACGAAGACTTAATCGCGGCTGGGATTATCGATCCCGCCAAGGTGGTGCGCTCTGCCCTGCAAAACGCTGCTTCTATTGCCGGTATGGTATTAACTACTGAGGCGATCGTTGTAGAAAAACCAGAGAAGAAAGCTGCTGCTCCCGACATGGGTGGCATGGGCGGTATGGGCGGTATGGGCGGTATGGGTGGTATGGGTATGGGTGGCATGGGCATGGGTGGTATGGGTATGATGTAA
- a CDS encoding MraY family glycosyltransferase: MSIFDCLKSLGIAEPSGSGWLAVVFTFLLAWVVTWRLIPSVRKFALKVGWADQPNARRLNREPLPNAGGLAIYAGVIAAVVLASLLRPIELQGVLAQVLTILLGGSILVLVGFIDDQFGLPPSVRMLVQVLTALLLVANGISVKVAIGTALISSVISAFLTVFWVVAVTNAINLMDGMDGLAGGVSFISAMSLLAVSAQFPNRAAATLVLAALGGAALGFLRHNFHPSRIIMGDAGAYFFGYVLAATAILGKLQVTTIFSLLPPVLFLLVPVLDTTQVVIRRLMAGKNPMSSPGKDHLHHRLLALGLSQRRTALALWAIALVCNLLAMVVIKDIRWEVMVVTPITIIFLLGLTVLPRMQRRKVQREGGNG; this comes from the coding sequence ATGAGTATATTCGACTGCCTGAAGTCCCTGGGAATTGCTGAACCAAGCGGTTCTGGCTGGTTAGCAGTGGTATTTACATTTCTATTAGCCTGGGTTGTCACCTGGCGCTTAATTCCGTCGGTGCGTAAATTTGCCCTCAAGGTTGGTTGGGCAGATCAACCCAATGCCAGAAGGCTGAACCGTGAACCTTTACCGAATGCGGGAGGATTGGCAATTTATGCTGGGGTGATTGCTGCCGTTGTTTTAGCCAGTCTCCTCCGACCAATTGAACTCCAGGGGGTACTTGCTCAAGTTCTGACAATTCTCCTAGGGGGATCGATTTTAGTCCTAGTTGGCTTCATTGATGACCAATTTGGCTTACCTCCCTCGGTGCGGATGTTGGTGCAGGTATTAACAGCATTGTTACTGGTGGCGAATGGTATCAGTGTGAAGGTTGCCATTGGCACAGCCCTAATTTCCTCAGTAATTTCCGCATTCCTAACCGTTTTTTGGGTAGTAGCTGTTACTAATGCGATTAATCTCATGGATGGGATGGATGGATTGGCTGGTGGTGTGAGCTTTATTTCTGCCATGAGTCTGTTAGCTGTTTCTGCCCAGTTTCCCAACCGCGCTGCTGCAACTTTAGTTTTGGCAGCCTTGGGAGGTGCAGCCCTAGGATTTTTACGGCATAATTTCCACCCTTCACGGATTATTATGGGCGATGCCGGAGCCTATTTCTTTGGCTATGTGTTAGCTGCTACGGCTATTCTGGGTAAGCTTCAGGTGACAACTATATTCTCGTTGTTGCCACCAGTATTATTTCTCTTAGTTCCAGTTCTAGATACAACACAAGTTGTTATCCGTAGGCTGATGGCGGGCAAAAATCCCATGAGTTCCCCAGGTAAAGACCATTTACATCATCGTCTTTTGGCTTTAGGTTTATCCCAGCGTCGGACAGCTTTGGCTTTGTGGGCGATCGCCTTGGTTTGTAATTTATTAGCCATGGTAGTGATTAAAGATATTCGCTGGGAAGTAATGGTTGTTACACCAATTACAATTATTTTCCTGTTGGGTTTAACAGTGCTGCCACGTATGCAAAGAAGAAAGGTACAAAGGGAAGGTGGCAATGGTTAA
- a CDS encoding fatty acid desaturase, whose protein sequence is MSSLKDHKIDILGNIPFITIHVSGLLIFWVGFSWTALITCLTLWLIRMFGITAGYHRYFSHRTYKTTRWFQFILAVLGNSSAQLGPLWWAAHHRHHHRYSDEPQDVHSPLVHGFWWSHIGWVMCPKNSQTDEKQVRDFAKYPELRWLNRFHMAVPIALAILVTIVGVLFQEYIPQLKTTALQMLVWGFCLSTLLLYHTTFTINSLAHVFGYRRFDTPDSSRNNWFLALITLGEGWHNNHHYYPMSERQGFYWWEIDITHYILKLLSWFKIVWDLKTPPKKIYLRSQSS, encoded by the coding sequence ATGTCATCACTGAAAGACCACAAAATAGATATTTTAGGTAATATCCCTTTTATCACAATTCACGTTAGTGGCTTATTAATATTTTGGGTAGGTTTTAGTTGGACTGCTCTAATTACCTGTCTAACTCTCTGGCTCATACGAATGTTTGGTATCACAGCAGGATATCACCGTTATTTTTCCCACCGCACCTACAAGACAACACGTTGGTTCCAGTTTATTTTGGCTGTTTTAGGTAATTCTTCAGCTCAATTGGGTCCCCTATGGTGGGCAGCCCATCATCGTCACCATCATCGCTATTCAGACGAACCACAGGATGTTCATTCCCCTCTCGTCCATGGTTTTTGGTGGTCGCACATTGGTTGGGTAATGTGTCCGAAAAATTCCCAAACGGATGAAAAGCAGGTTAGAGATTTTGCCAAATATCCAGAATTGCGGTGGTTAAATCGCTTTCATATGGCTGTTCCCATCGCACTTGCGATTCTTGTGACAATCGTCGGAGTATTGTTTCAAGAGTATATCCCTCAGCTCAAAACAACTGCTTTACAGATGCTGGTGTGGGGATTTTGTTTAAGTACTTTGCTGCTTTATCATACGACTTTCACGATTAACTCTCTAGCTCACGTTTTTGGTTATCGTCGTTTTGACACACCAGATAGTAGTCGTAATAATTGGTTTTTAGCTCTCATCACCCTAGGTGAAGGTTGGCACAACAATCATCATTATTATCCGATGTCAGAGCGGCAGGGTTTTTACTGGTGGGAAATAGATATTACCCACTACATCCTGAAGTTACTTTCATGGTTCAAAATCGTTTGGGATTTAAAAACCCCTCCCAAAAAAATCTACCTCCGATCTCAAAGCTCTTAA
- a CDS encoding glutathione S-transferase family protein translates to MTTAPLSWQELAKLTNYQIDTVNGPTNPRARLRLFGQSEADVRVTLYRDNHAWCPYCQKVWLWLEEKRIPYRIEKVTMFCYGEKESWYKRKVPSGMLPAIELDGRIIKESDDILIALEKVFGPLNQGMTERAVLPLRQLERILFRAWCAWLCYPASSPQQEKRNREQFVGVVTRVEEALASTPGPYFLDSFGTVDVIFTPYVERMNASLYYYKGYSLREENPGFRAWFAAMETRPTYCGTQSDFHTHAHDLPPQMGGCWENGEPQMLVNKARVDRGPWFGLPDVTYPEPENSRMEALQRVIQHRVNIIRVNPADDTLFDQALRCALTQMMTGEDCVPPSGSDVALRYLRDRVNVPRDMSIYAAKRLRESLEKTAALVGDGQPEPLPTQHRRDQDPANFKPLHI, encoded by the coding sequence ATGACTACCGCACCCCTAAGCTGGCAAGAACTAGCAAAACTCACGAACTATCAAATCGATACCGTTAATGGTCCCACCAACCCTAGAGCCAGGTTGCGCTTGTTTGGGCAATCGGAAGCGGATGTACGGGTAACGCTGTACCGTGATAACCATGCTTGGTGTCCTTACTGTCAAAAAGTTTGGTTATGGTTAGAGGAAAAACGCATACCCTACCGCATTGAGAAAGTGACCATGTTCTGTTATGGGGAAAAAGAAAGTTGGTACAAACGTAAGGTACCTTCAGGAATGCTCCCCGCAATTGAGCTAGATGGGCGAATTATCAAGGAAAGCGATGATATTTTAATTGCTTTGGAAAAGGTTTTTGGTCCCTTGAACCAGGGAATGACAGAGCGCGCGGTGTTACCTCTACGTCAATTAGAGCGAATTTTATTTAGAGCTTGGTGTGCTTGGTTGTGCTATCCAGCCAGTTCTCCGCAGCAGGAAAAACGCAACCGAGAACAATTTGTAGGAGTGGTGACTAGGGTTGAGGAGGCTCTAGCTAGTACCCCAGGACCTTACTTTCTCGATAGTTTCGGTACTGTTGATGTAATTTTTACACCCTATGTCGAGCGGATGAATGCTAGCCTTTACTATTACAAAGGGTATTCTCTGCGGGAAGAAAACCCTGGATTCAGAGCATGGTTCGCGGCAATGGAAACCCGACCAACTTACTGCGGGACTCAGAGCGATTTTCATACCCACGCCCACGATTTACCGCCCCAGATGGGGGGTTGTTGGGAAAATGGTGAACCCCAGATGCTGGTGAATAAAGCTAGGGTGGATAGGGGTCCTTGGTTTGGGTTACCAGATGTGACTTATCCAGAACCGGAAAACTCCCGGATGGAGGCTCTACAAAGGGTTATTCAGCATCGTGTGAATATTATTCGTGTCAACCCTGCCGATGATACATTGTTTGATCAAGCCCTGCGTTGTGCCTTAACACAGATGATGACTGGGGAAGATTGTGTACCTCCATCGGGTTCTGATGTGGCTCTACGATATTTGCGCGATCGCGTTAATGTCCCTAGGGATATGTCTATCTACGCAGCCAAGCGATTACGGGAATCTCTGGAAAAAACCGCAGCTCTTGTGGGTGATGGACAACCAGAACCGCTTCCCACTCAGCACCGACGAGATCAAGATCCTGCAAATTTTAAGCCGTTGCATATTTAA
- a CDS encoding IS1 family transposase (programmed frameshift) encodes MECPRCGSSHTRKNGKKRGKQNHICCDCNRQFIDRYEPPQGYSDEVKRECLKMYVNGMGFRAIERVKGVHHTTLITWVKLVGELLPETYDPETIPEVGELDELETFVGFKKNKIWLWTAVNHFKQGILAWVLGDHSAETFRPLWDIVGTWQCYFYVTDGWLVYPGFIPEGDQIVSKTYMTRVEGENTRLRHYLARLHRKTLCYSKSVQMLRYSIRLLLYYLRFSDAPIPQ; translated from the exons ATGGAATGTCCACGTTGTGGGTCGTCTCACACCCGTAAAAATGGCAAGAAAAGAGGTAAACAAAATCACATTTGTTGTGATTGTAATCGCCAATTCATTGATCGCTATGAACCGCCCCAGGGATACAGTGATGAAGTGAAGCGGGAATGCCTAAAAATGTACGTTAATGGTATGGGATTTCGCGCCATCGAACGGGTCAAAGGCGTTCATCACACAACATTGATTACTTGGGTAAAACTTGTGGGAGAACTGCTACCTGAGACCTATGATCCAGAGACAATTCCAGAAGTTGGCGAACTTGATGAGCTAGAAACTTTCGTCGGCT TCAAAAAAAACAAAATCTGGCTTTGGACAGCAGTAAATCACTTCAAACAAGGTATTTTAGCGTGGGTTTTGGGCGACCATAGCGCCGAAACTTTTCGACCGTTATGGGATATTGTGGGTACTTGGCAATGCTATTTTTATGTCACGGATGGATGGTTGGTCTATCCAGGCTTTATTCCTGAAGGCGACCAGATTGTTAGCAAGACTTACATGACACGAGTTGAGGGGGAAAACACCCGACTGCGCCACTATCTCGCTCGATTGCATCGTAAAACGCTATGTTATTCCAAATCAGTACAAATGCTGAGGTATTCAATTCGATTGTTACTTTATTATCTCCGATTTTCGGATGCTCCGATTCCTCAATGA